TATACTTGAAATCCAAAAGAGAAACCTTGTCACTAAGGTAGAATATATATAATTAACTAGGGATTTATAGGAATGGCCTCAAGGTCAGTAGGAAAATCCCAACAAATACCATACTGTCAAATTTCAATGGCCTCTTagcacaaaacaaataaaaattaaacctaaaTGCATATTTGAAATACACTTCAACTCACCCATCAATCCAACAggttcaaaaattttttaaaaatagatttaagaaAAAAGTACTACCTATTAATCTTATACACTGTTGTTGAATAGTGCATACTCATTGTACAATATTGTCACTTCAATATCCacaatttcttgttccacttacttaggcATTCAATGGTTGCTCCTTGCATGTGGCCTGGCTGGGGACTGAGCCCACTACTTTGGTGTACCTGgatggcactctaaccaactgacctactcagccagggccatttaCAACTTTATTAATGACTCTTCTGTGCTGTTGTCTGGAGTATTATACATGGGTTTCCATTAACCTTTTTCACTCTacttatatttttgtttggttcGCTCAGTTTTCACACCTAAGGATGTAGACCATCAGACGTTGTTCCCACACAGTGTACACTCATTTTTACCCAGGGAGTCCTTTCTTGGCTTTGGAAGGAACTGGGATGACTCGTCCTTCCACACTCCTTACATGTGTAAGTCTCTCAAGTGTGCACCACCCAGGTCTTTGAGGGCTGTGTGGCAAAGGCTTTACATTTAAATTCACGGAATTCCTCTCCAGTGTGAGCTCACacatttaaaaacctaaatgaGAGAACTACTACGTTGTTTCTATTCAGGGTTTCCTGTGTGATTTCTTTCATGTCATCAAAAACACCTGAGCTCTTCGAACTCTGACATTGATAGGGCTTCTCATGAGGCTTTTTTATGTTTCTAAGGAACGGGAGGTTTTACCACACTGCTTACATTCCAAGGATTTCTCTGATGCTTTCTTTTATGAATTCTGAAGGAAGAGGAGTATCTGAAGGCTTTACCACACTGTTGGcatttatagggtttctctccagtgtgcacCCTCATGTGGATTTTCAAGGTCTGGGGACGAGAGAAGGCCTTCCCACAGTCCTTGCATTCATTAGGCTTCCCTTCAGTATGAGTCCTTTCATGTTTCCCGAACCAAGATAAACATCTGAAGGCTTTACCACATtgtttacattcatagggtttctctccattATGAGTTCTTTTGTGTGTTTCTAAGGAACTGTGATCTCTGTAGGTTTTGCCACATTGCTTACATTCACAGGTTTCCTCTACAGAATGACTTCTTTCATGCTTTTGGAAGGGAAGGTAATacctgaaggctttcccacattgttgacattcatagggtttctctccagtgtgcaATCCCATGTGTCGTTTTAAGGTTTGGTAGCGAAGGAAGCTTCTCCCACAGTCCttgcattcatagggtttctctccagtatgagttCTTTCATGTAACTGAAAGGAAGAGTAGTAACTAAAGGCTttaccacattctctacatttatagggtttctccccagtgtgaaTCCTTTCATGTACTCGAAatgaactgggagaaataaaagCTCTCTGACATTCCTTACATTTATAAGGTCCTTCTCCAGTGTGAGTGATCATGTGTACGCGAATGCCCGAGAGGCCACCAAAGGTtctcccacattccttacattcgtagggtttctctccagtatgagcTCTTTCATGTTTACGGCAAGAACTGGGACAATTGAAGGCTTTACCACACTGCTTACATTTAtgtggtttctctcctgtgtgagtcCTTTCATGTATTTGTAAGGAACTGTGAGATCTAAAGGCTTTTCCACACTCCTTACATTGATAGGGtctctctccagtgtgagttcttTCATGTGCCCTCAACGAAGTGGAACAACTGAAGTTTCTACCACAGTCCTTACATTTATATGGAGAATCTCTAGCGTGCATTATCATGTGTCTCCGAAATCCTGTCTGCCAcatgaaggctttcccacattccttacatttgTAAGGTGTTTCTCCTGTGTGAATCCTTTTATGTGCTTGCAGGGATGCAGGAGCAGAAAATgttttcccacattccttacacTTATACCTGTTCTCTTTATTATGACTTCTCTCATGCTTTTCAGCCCACTGGCGATAACTGAAGGCTCTCCCACACACCT
This window of the Desmodus rotundus isolate HL8 chromosome 9, HLdesRot8A.1, whole genome shotgun sequence genome carries:
- the LOC112301367 gene encoding LOW QUALITY PROTEIN: zinc finger protein 709 (The sequence of the model RefSeq protein was modified relative to this genomic sequence to represent the inferred CDS: inserted 1 base in 1 codon), whose protein sequence is MGVVGRTQGDPGNPEMDPLAIEDVVVTFTLEEWALLDSSQKKLYKDVMRKTFKNLASIGKKWDIHDIEELYKNQGRKLRNYMVEKLCENKEGSQCGENILISNRNLNKETAGVKPHECSTCGKVFMHHSSLNKHIRCTGHKCYSYQKYGEKLYRCKVCGRAFSYRQWAEKHERSHNKENRYKCKECGKTFSAPASLQAHKRIHTGETPYKCKECGKAFMWQTGFRRHMIMHARDSPYKCKDCGRNFSCSTSLRAHERTHTGERPYQCKECGKAFRSHSSLQIHERTHTGEKPHKCKQCGKAFNCPSSCRKHERAHTGEKPYECKECGRTFGGLSGIRVHMITHTGEGPYKCKECQRAFISPSSFRVHERIHTGEKPYKCRECGKAFSYYSSFQLHERTHTGEKPYECKDCGRSFLRYQTLKRHMGLHTGEKPYECQQCGKAFRYYLPFQKHERSHSVEETCECKQCGKTYRDHSSLETHKRTHNGEKPYECKQCGKAFRCLSWFGKHERTHTEGKPNECKDCGKAFSRPQTLKIHMRVHTGEKPYKCQQCGKAFRYSSSFRIHKRKHXEKSLECKQCGKTSRSLET